From Candidatus Dormiibacterota bacterium, the proteins below share one genomic window:
- a CDS encoding enoyl-CoA hydratase-related protein, translated as MEPLIDSGPVLLDLDGGVARLRLNRPDASNGMNLALLRALFEAVMRCHGDPRVRAVLLSGEGAHFCAGGDVREFARRGERLPEYLREATTWLQASASALTRLEAPVVAMVHGHAAGGGGFGLVCASDLVIAAESARFLLGATRVGMAPDAGVSVTLSRLVGHRRALEIALTNPTLSAARALELGLITRVVADEALAAEGIALARELAAGATRALGATKRLLWDGLGATVEARLAEEARTVSELSGTEDAREGLAAVLERRPPVFRGG; from the coding sequence GTGGAGCCGCTGATCGACTCCGGGCCGGTGCTCCTCGACCTCGACGGCGGGGTGGCGCGGCTGCGGCTCAACCGGCCCGACGCCTCGAACGGCATGAACCTGGCGCTGCTGCGGGCGCTGTTCGAGGCGGTGATGCGCTGCCACGGCGACCCCCGGGTGCGGGCGGTGCTGCTCAGCGGGGAGGGCGCGCACTTCTGCGCCGGCGGCGACGTCCGCGAATTCGCGCGCCGGGGCGAGCGGCTGCCCGAGTACCTCCGCGAGGCCACCACCTGGCTGCAGGCGTCGGCCTCGGCGCTCACCCGCCTGGAGGCGCCGGTGGTGGCGATGGTGCACGGCCACGCCGCCGGCGGCGGGGGCTTCGGACTGGTCTGCGCCTCCGACCTGGTGATCGCCGCCGAGTCGGCGCGCTTCCTGCTCGGCGCCACCCGGGTGGGGATGGCCCCCGACGCGGGCGTCTCGGTCACGCTCTCGCGCCTGGTCGGCCACCGCCGCGCCCTGGAGATCGCGCTCACCAATCCCACCCTGAGCGCCGCCCGGGCGCTCGAGCTGGGGCTGATCACCCGGGTGGTGGCCGACGAGGCGCTCGCCGCCGAGGGCATCGCCCTCGCCCGGGAGCTGGCCGCGGGCGCCACCCGCGCGCTCGGGGCCACCAAGCGGCTGCTCTGGGACGGCCTCGGCGCCACCGTCGAGGCGCGTCTCGCCGAGGAGGCGCGCACCGTCTCCGAGCTGTCGGGCACCGAGGACGCCCGCGAGGGACTGGCAGCGGTGCTCGAGCGCCGTCCGCCGGTGTTCCGGGGCGGCTGA
- a CDS encoding enoyl-CoA hydratase-related protein has translation MRSSADRVTLEVDGGVARLRLARPDAHNAIDPAMVAGLGAAVAAVEEHPGVRCLLLSAAGRSFSAGGDLRHLAGIELIPEELEAMVGAYHVTLSRLAELPVPVVCAVQGGAAGGALGLLWCADVVIAAADLRLASGFAKLGLSGDGGSTWHLPRLVGMRRALELTLEGRVLSAEEALAWGLVGRVVPVEALEAEAEATARRYAAGPTVAYGHIRRLLRTSWSATFEEQLAAERAAIVDCGGTADAREGIEAFAARRAARFEGR, from the coding sequence ATGAGGAGCTCCGCGGACCGGGTCACCCTCGAGGTCGACGGCGGGGTCGCCCGGCTCCGGCTGGCGCGACCCGACGCCCACAACGCCATCGACCCTGCGATGGTCGCCGGGCTCGGCGCGGCGGTCGCCGCCGTGGAGGAGCACCCCGGGGTGCGCTGCCTGCTCCTCTCCGCCGCGGGTCGCAGCTTCAGCGCCGGCGGCGACCTGCGCCACCTCGCCGGCATCGAGCTGATCCCCGAGGAGCTCGAGGCGATGGTGGGCGCGTACCACGTCACCCTCTCCCGGCTGGCGGAGCTTCCGGTGCCGGTGGTGTGCGCGGTGCAGGGGGGCGCGGCGGGTGGTGCGCTGGGGCTGCTCTGGTGCGCCGACGTGGTGATCGCCGCCGCCGACCTGCGGCTCGCCAGCGGCTTCGCGAAGCTGGGGCTGAGCGGTGACGGCGGCAGCACCTGGCACCTCCCCCGGCTGGTGGGGATGCGCCGCGCGTTGGAGCTCACCCTCGAGGGGCGGGTGCTCTCCGCCGAGGAGGCGCTGGCGTGGGGGCTGGTCGGCCGGGTGGTCCCCGTGGAGGCGCTCGAGGCGGAGGCGGAGGCGACCGCGCGCCGCTACGCCGCCGGGCCCACGGTGGCGTACGGCCACATCCGGCGGCTGCTCCGCACCTCGTGGTCGGCGACCTTCGAGGAGCAGCTCGCCGCCGAGCGCGCCGCGATCGTCGACTGCGGCGGCACCGCCGACGCCCGCGAGGGCATCGAGGCCTTCGCCGCGCGCCGCGCCGCACGCTTCGAGGGACGCTGA
- a CDS encoding aromatic ring-hydroxylating dioxygenase subunit alpha codes for MSSRRWDELIHPDRVHGSLYTDPTIFEAELERIWYRTWVYVGHLSEVPDPDDFVMKSIGPQPVIMTRDREGRVHLLLNRCSHRANLVCAAERGRARSFRCPYHGWTFGNDGSLLGYPFNSGYQGLDARAELGLGRVPRVETHRGFVFGSFAEEGPGLLEHLGAAAEAFDRLARLSPEGEVMLTAGWLKHRVRANWKLLVENETDGYHPQFVHSSIFSVAESGIGALYTEGSTALSRDLGNGHTENDLRPEFRRRGEPLGWFGTTPERQPDYVARMRAVHGDAAESILVDGSPHVMVFPNLFIAEIQLFVIQPLAVDDTVQHVTAVQLRGAPDMNRRMLSQTVGSVGPAGLLLADDSEMYERNQRGVQGLRPEWLVLRRGLHRERLDENGHLVGDATDEVPQRAIWRHYRRLMEGSR; via the coding sequence ATGAGCTCGCGGCGCTGGGACGAGCTGATCCATCCCGACCGCGTCCATGGGTCGCTGTACACCGATCCCACGATCTTCGAGGCCGAGCTGGAGCGGATCTGGTACCGCACCTGGGTCTACGTCGGCCACCTCAGCGAGGTGCCCGATCCCGACGACTTCGTGATGAAGTCGATCGGGCCGCAGCCGGTGATCATGACCCGCGACCGCGAGGGGCGGGTGCACCTGCTGCTCAACCGCTGCAGCCACCGCGCCAACCTGGTCTGCGCCGCCGAGCGCGGCCGGGCCCGCAGCTTCCGCTGCCCGTACCACGGCTGGACCTTCGGCAACGACGGCAGCCTGCTCGGCTATCCCTTCAACAGCGGCTACCAGGGCCTCGATGCGCGCGCCGAGCTCGGCCTCGGGCGGGTGCCCCGGGTGGAGACCCACCGCGGGTTCGTCTTCGGCTCGTTCGCCGAGGAGGGGCCGGGCCTGCTCGAGCACCTCGGCGCCGCCGCCGAGGCCTTCGACCGGCTGGCGCGGCTGTCGCCCGAGGGCGAGGTGATGCTCACCGCCGGCTGGCTGAAGCACCGGGTGCGGGCCAACTGGAAGCTCCTCGTCGAGAACGAGACCGACGGTTACCACCCCCAGTTCGTGCACAGCTCGATCTTCTCGGTGGCCGAGAGCGGCATCGGCGCGCTCTACACCGAGGGCTCGACGGCGCTGTCGCGCGACCTCGGCAACGGCCACACCGAGAACGACCTCCGCCCCGAGTTCCGCCGCCGCGGCGAACCCCTGGGCTGGTTCGGCACCACCCCCGAGCGCCAGCCCGACTACGTGGCGCGGATGCGCGCGGTCCACGGCGACGCCGCCGAGTCGATCCTCGTCGACGGCTCGCCCCACGTCATGGTCTTCCCCAACCTCTTCATCGCCGAGATCCAGCTCTTCGTCATCCAGCCGCTGGCGGTGGACGACACCGTCCAGCACGTCACCGCGGTGCAGCTCAGGGGCGCGCCCGACATGAACCGCCGGATGCTCTCGCAGACGGTCGGGTCGGTCGGCCCGGCGGGGCTGCTGCTCGCCGACGACTCGGAGATGTACGAGCGCAACCAGCGCGGCGTGCAGGGGCTGCGTCCGGAGTGGCTGGTGCTGCGCCGCGGCCTCCATCGCGAGCGCCTCGACGAGAACGGGCACCTGGTCGGCGACGCCACCGACGAGGTGCCGCAGCGGGCGATCTGGCGGCACTACCGGCGGCTGATGGAGGGGAGCCGATGA
- a CDS encoding aromatic-ring-hydroxylating dioxygenase subunit beta translates to MSAGAIDVELLRAVEQFIYREARLQDEHRYAEWEALWTDDALYWVPVTHEAGEPGVQMSIVHDNRSRIRTRIRQLETGKRHSQAPPSRLRRVVSNIELLGTRDGDVLAGANFLVAESRDRGLTLWAGRSEYRLRGAGDGDGWRMAAKTVRLVDCDRPLPTLSFLI, encoded by the coding sequence ATGAGCGCGGGCGCGATCGACGTCGAGCTGCTGCGCGCCGTCGAGCAGTTCATCTACCGCGAGGCACGCCTGCAGGACGAGCACCGCTATGCGGAGTGGGAGGCGCTGTGGACCGACGACGCCCTCTATTGGGTGCCCGTCACCCACGAGGCCGGCGAGCCAGGAGTGCAGATGTCGATCGTCCACGACAACCGTTCGCGGATCCGCACCCGCATCCGCCAGCTGGAGACGGGGAAGCGACACTCCCAGGCGCCGCCCTCGCGGCTGCGCCGGGTCGTCTCCAACATCGAGCTGCTCGGCACCAGGGACGGGGATGTCCTCGCCGGCGCCAACTTCCTGGTCGCCGAGTCGCGCGACCGCGGCCTCACCCTGTGGGCGGGTCGCAGCGAGTACCGGCTGCGCGGCGCCGGCGACGGCGACGGATGGAGGATGGCGGCGAAGACCGTCCGCCTCGTCGACTGCGACCGTCCCCTGCCCACCCTGTCGTTCCTGATCTGA
- a CDS encoding glutamate decarboxylase has protein sequence MQRVRHSRDGASDVHAVTYAGRYFAEEVPKYRMPTRGMPADAALQLVRDELSLDGNPALNLASFVTTWMEPEADQLSLDTRNKNLIDQDEYPQTKQIHERVMSMLGHMLNPPRECTPVGTATVGSSEAIMLALLAHKRAWANRRRAAGLPADRPNLVFGADVHTCWEKFTRYFEVEERVVPMTHDRFVLDAAGARGHVDENTIAIGAVVGTTYTGQMDDVAGLDALAGELEREHGWTIPIHVDAASGGFILPFTEPELRWDFRLEHVRSINLSNHKYGLVYPGMGTVLFRDRGDLPEELVFHITYLGGDMPNYSLNFSRPSTQVTLQYYNLLRLGREGYARIMSNIMANAHHLRDRLLDGGRFAPAGDGRLFPVVALRALDPQSLDLFALSQRLRQRGWIVPAYPLPADAQDITVLRMVVRENLSRDMCDMLVDDVDAAVRDVWGPTSGPPVAHGMRRQDPRPVC, from the coding sequence ATGCAGAGGGTGCGTCACAGCCGCGACGGCGCCAGCGATGTCCATGCGGTGACGTACGCGGGGCGCTACTTCGCCGAGGAGGTGCCCAAGTACCGCATGCCCACCCGCGGCATGCCCGCCGACGCGGCGCTCCAGCTGGTCCGGGACGAGCTCAGCCTCGACGGCAACCCGGCGCTCAACCTCGCGTCGTTCGTGACCACGTGGATGGAGCCGGAGGCCGACCAGCTCTCCCTCGACACCCGCAACAAGAACCTCATCGACCAGGACGAGTACCCGCAGACGAAGCAGATCCACGAGCGGGTGATGAGCATGCTCGGGCACATGCTCAACCCTCCCCGCGAGTGCACCCCGGTGGGCACGGCGACGGTGGGCTCGTCGGAGGCGATCATGCTCGCCCTGCTCGCCCACAAGCGTGCCTGGGCGAACCGGCGCAGGGCGGCCGGGCTGCCCGCCGACCGTCCCAACCTCGTCTTCGGCGCCGACGTGCACACCTGCTGGGAGAAGTTCACCCGCTACTTCGAGGTGGAGGAGCGGGTGGTGCCGATGACCCACGACCGCTTCGTGCTCGACGCCGCCGGCGCACGCGGGCACGTCGACGAGAACACCATCGCCATCGGCGCGGTGGTGGGCACCACCTACACCGGGCAGATGGACGACGTCGCCGGCCTCGACGCGCTCGCCGGCGAGCTCGAGCGCGAGCACGGCTGGACCATCCCCATCCACGTCGACGCCGCCAGCGGCGGGTTCATCCTGCCCTTCACGGAGCCGGAGCTCCGCTGGGACTTCCGGCTCGAGCACGTGCGCTCGATCAACCTCTCCAACCACAAGTACGGCCTCGTCTACCCGGGGATGGGGACGGTGCTGTTCCGCGACCGCGGTGACCTGCCCGAGGAGCTGGTCTTCCACATCACCTATCTGGGCGGCGACATGCCCAACTACAGCCTCAACTTCTCGCGGCCCAGCACCCAGGTCACGCTCCAGTACTACAACCTTCTCCGGCTCGGCCGCGAGGGATACGCGCGGATCATGTCGAACATCATGGCCAACGCCCACCACCTCCGCGACCGCCTCCTCGACGGCGGGCGCTTCGCCCCCGCCGGCGACGGGCGGCTGTTCCCGGTGGTCGCGCTGCGCGCCCTCGATCCGCAGAGCCTCGACCTGTTCGCGCTCTCCCAGCGGCTCCGCCAGCGGGGCTGGATCGTGCCCGCCTACCCGCTGCCCGCGGACGCCCAGGACATCACCGTGCTGCGGATGGTGGTCCGCGAGAACCTCAGCCGGGACATGTGCGACATGCTCGTGGACGACGTCGACGCCGCGGTCCGGGACGTCTGGGGTCCGACCAGCGGGCCGCCGGTGGCCCACGGGATGCGCCGGCAGGATCCGCGGCCGGTCTGCTGA
- a CDS encoding cytochrome P450, producing the protein MSARVYDEVDISSTAFWSQPPEQRERSFAVLRRERPVSWHRPAEGGLVPQDSVDPGYWAVVRHEDVVAVSRNAQTFCSGRGVMFEDIPEEINEAATSFLAMDAPRHATLRRLVASAFTVRQVARIEERIRVLARALVTELAPLGECDLVAQVSERLPVLTLSEMLGVAPADRELVARAANDMVGWNDPELVGGREPIELTYEALLSLLGVALRMAEERRRRPGDDLMTALVQAEVEGDRLTDEEVGAFFVLLNVAGNDTTRHTISHGVRLLTEHPEQRRRLMDDFGDRIDGAVDEILRWSTPVMTFRRTVTRDAELRGQRIAEGDKVVLFYSAANRDARAFDHPERFDILRHPNPHVGFGGGGPHFCLGFSLARAELRAIFDEMLHRVPDIEAGPPQYLGGNFMNGIKRLPVRFTPTGPRG; encoded by the coding sequence ATGAGCGCGCGCGTGTACGACGAGGTCGACATCTCCTCCACCGCCTTCTGGTCGCAGCCGCCCGAGCAGCGCGAGCGGTCGTTCGCGGTGCTGCGCCGTGAACGGCCGGTGTCCTGGCACCGGCCCGCCGAGGGGGGCCTGGTGCCCCAGGACAGCGTCGACCCCGGCTACTGGGCGGTGGTGCGCCACGAGGACGTGGTCGCGGTGAGCCGGAACGCGCAGACGTTCTGCTCGGGCCGCGGGGTGATGTTCGAGGACATCCCGGAGGAGATCAACGAGGCGGCGACGTCCTTCCTCGCCATGGACGCGCCCCGCCACGCCACCCTGCGCCGGCTGGTGGCGTCGGCCTTCACCGTGCGCCAGGTGGCGCGCATCGAGGAGCGGATCCGGGTGCTGGCGCGCGCCCTGGTGACCGAGCTGGCGCCGCTGGGCGAGTGCGACCTGGTGGCGCAGGTGTCGGAGCGGCTGCCGGTGCTCACCCTGTCGGAGATGCTCGGCGTGGCTCCGGCGGACCGCGAGCTGGTCGCCCGCGCGGCCAACGACATGGTCGGCTGGAACGATCCCGAGCTGGTCGGCGGGCGCGAGCCGATCGAGCTCACCTACGAGGCTCTGCTGAGCCTCCTCGGGGTCGCGCTGCGGATGGCCGAGGAGCGCCGCCGCCGTCCCGGCGACGACCTGATGACCGCGCTGGTGCAGGCCGAGGTCGAGGGCGACCGGCTCACCGACGAGGAGGTCGGTGCCTTCTTCGTGCTCCTCAACGTCGCCGGCAACGACACCACCCGGCACACCATCAGCCACGGCGTCCGCCTGCTCACCGAGCACCCCGAGCAGCGGCGGCGGCTGATGGACGACTTCGGCGACCGCATCGACGGCGCCGTCGACGAGATCCTGCGCTGGTCGACGCCGGTGATGACCTTCCGGCGCACCGTCACCCGCGACGCCGAGCTGCGCGGCCAGAGGATCGCCGAGGGCGACAAGGTGGTGCTCTTCTACTCCGCCGCGAACCGCGACGCGCGCGCCTTCGACCATCCCGAGCGCTTCGACATCCTCCGTCACCCCAACCCCCACGTCGGCTTCGGCGGGGGAGGGCCGCACTTCTGCCTGGGCTTCTCGCTCGCCCGAGCCGAGCTGCGCGCGATCTTCGACGAGATGCTGCACCGGGTCCCGGACATCGAGGCGGGGCCGCCGCAGTACCTCGGCGGAAACTTCATGAACGGCATCAAGCGGCTGCCGGTGCGGTTCACGCCCACCGGTCCGCGCGGGTAG
- a CDS encoding formate/nitrite transporter family protein, giving the protein MAEKAAQGKEAAPAAGEAERELASAFSRSVDEGSHRLERSLPELLATGAVGGIDVTFGVFALFIVEAATGNRLLAALAFGIGFIALTLARSELFTENFLLPIAAVVAGRQPPLSILRLWAGTAVMNLLAGWVMTWLVLIAFPGLEHVARESAAHFTDSGISGRSFASALLGGAIITLMTWMQQGATSEMPKLVAAALIAFVLAAAPLDHVIVATLEMFAGLHAGATFGYGTWAVTAAWFALGNVVGGVGLVTMLRLVQVGEDRIRDERGASAS; this is encoded by the coding sequence GTGGCGGAGAAGGCTGCCCAGGGGAAGGAGGCGGCGCCGGCCGCCGGCGAGGCCGAGCGCGAGCTGGCGTCGGCATTCTCGCGCTCGGTCGACGAGGGCAGCCACCGGCTGGAGCGCAGCCTGCCCGAGCTGCTCGCCACCGGCGCGGTGGGAGGGATCGACGTCACCTTCGGGGTGTTCGCGCTCTTCATCGTCGAGGCCGCCACCGGCAACCGGCTGCTCGCGGCGCTCGCCTTCGGCATCGGCTTCATCGCCCTGACCCTGGCCCGCAGCGAGCTCTTCACCGAGAACTTCCTGCTCCCCATCGCCGCCGTGGTCGCCGGCCGCCAGCCGCCCCTCTCGATCCTGCGGCTGTGGGCTGGGACCGCGGTGATGAACCTTCTGGCGGGGTGGGTGATGACCTGGCTGGTGCTCATCGCCTTCCCGGGCCTCGAACACGTGGCCCGCGAGTCCGCCGCCCACTTCACCGACTCCGGCATCTCGGGCCGCTCCTTCGCGAGCGCCCTGCTCGGCGGGGCGATCATCACCCTGATGACCTGGATGCAGCAGGGGGCGACCTCGGAGATGCCGAAGCTGGTGGCCGCGGCGCTGATCGCCTTCGTGCTCGCCGCCGCGCCCCTCGACCACGTGATCGTGGCCACCCTGGAGATGTTCGCCGGGCTGCATGCGGGCGCGACCTTCGGCTATGGCACCTGGGCGGTCACCGCCGCCTGGTTCGCGCTCGGCAACGTTGTCGGCGGGGTCGGCCTGGTCACCATGCTCCGGCTGGTGCAGGTCGGCGAGGACCGCATCCGCGACGAGCGGGGAGCGAGCGCCTCGTAG
- a CDS encoding trypsin-like peptidase domain-containing protein: MDTPLMPDPASGENSPELGVPAPGVHGGHPDAGSASEPTPAFAASEPWASPSPSPSPVPGGWAPPVPPPPAWPQRPWGPASEGPPPAPPGRRGLALAFGAALIAGGVAGAAVMGTVGNRAGGSATASTPVTTPAPVQQRPFGGRLGNPYPGGTGSSGTTTTPSTVDPTSVAGKVDPAVVDITSNLTSGTAAGTGMVITAGGQVLTNNHVIQGATFITAQIGGTGRKYRATVVGADPADDVALLQLQGVSSNLTTISIGDPSKVAVGDAIVALGNALGQGDSAAAGSVVAVGQTITATDDTGANAETLTNLIQVDANVQPGDSGGPLIDATGKVIGMDTAASTSGRGFRFRGTSAQGFAIPIDTAMSIVQQLRTGGGAPQTAAQTALLGVQVADASSQGTTGALVVGIAPGTPAESAGLAAGDVIVTFGGKSITSAPTLSTAVKATKPGDRVKVTWLDQNGQQHSTTVQLAGQSAPAA; this comes from the coding sequence ATGGACACCCCTCTGATGCCGGATCCCGCCTCCGGTGAGAACTCCCCGGAGCTCGGCGTGCCGGCTCCCGGGGTGCACGGCGGTCATCCGGACGCGGGATCCGCGTCCGAGCCAACGCCGGCGTTCGCGGCGTCCGAGCCCTGGGCCTCGCCCTCGCCCTCGCCCTCGCCAGTCCCGGGCGGCTGGGCACCCCCGGTCCCCCCGCCGCCGGCCTGGCCGCAGCGCCCCTGGGGGCCCGCCTCGGAGGGGCCGCCCCCGGCACCGCCCGGCCGTCGCGGCCTCGCCCTCGCCTTCGGTGCCGCGCTGATCGCCGGCGGCGTCGCTGGCGCCGCGGTGATGGGGACGGTCGGCAACCGGGCCGGCGGCTCGGCGACGGCCAGCACCCCGGTGACCACCCCCGCCCCGGTCCAGCAGCGGCCCTTCGGCGGCCGCCTCGGCAACCCGTACCCGGGGGGCACCGGCTCGTCCGGCACCACCACCACACCGTCGACCGTCGATCCGACCTCGGTCGCCGGCAAGGTCGATCCCGCGGTCGTCGACATCACCTCGAACCTGACCAGCGGGACCGCCGCGGGCACCGGAATGGTGATCACCGCCGGCGGCCAGGTGCTCACCAACAACCACGTCATCCAGGGCGCCACCTTCATCACCGCCCAGATCGGCGGCACCGGCAGGAAGTACAGGGCCACCGTGGTCGGCGCCGACCCGGCCGACGACGTCGCCCTCCTCCAGCTCCAGGGCGTCTCCTCCAACCTCACGACCATCAGCATCGGCGACCCCTCGAAGGTCGCGGTCGGCGATGCCATCGTCGCCCTCGGCAACGCCCTCGGCCAGGGCGACTCCGCCGCCGCCGGCAGCGTGGTCGCGGTGGGTCAGACGATCACCGCCACCGACGACACCGGGGCCAACGCCGAGACCCTGACCAACCTCATCCAGGTCGACGCCAACGTGCAGCCGGGCGACTCCGGCGGCCCGCTGATCGACGCCACGGGGAAGGTCATCGGCATGGACACGGCCGCCTCCACGAGCGGTCGCGGCTTCCGCTTCCGGGGCACCTCGGCCCAGGGCTTCGCCATCCCGATCGACACCGCGATGTCGATCGTCCAGCAGCTGCGCACCGGCGGCGGCGCTCCCCAGACCGCGGCCCAGACGGCGCTCCTCGGGGTCCAGGTCGCCGACGCCTCCAGCCAGGGCACCACCGGCGCCCTGGTGGTCGGCATCGCCCCCGGCACCCCCGCCGAGAGCGCCGGGCTCGCCGCCGGCGACGTGATCGTCACCTTCGGCGGCAAGAGCATCACCTCGGCGCCGACCCTGAGCACCGCGGTCAAGGCGACCAAGCCCGGCGACCGGGTGAAGGTCACGTGGCTCGACCAGAACGGCCAGCAGCACAGCACCACCGTTCAGCTCGCCGGCCAGTCTGCACCGGCAGCCTGA
- a CDS encoding SDR family NAD(P)-dependent oxidoreductase, with the protein MLLEGRRALVTGGAGGIGAAIARRLAAEGAEVVIGDLAVDAAEALAAEIGGRAVGFDVADAGQARAAVTGAGTLDVLVNNAGVDDFGWFTELTPERWRRLIAVNLEGVLACTHAALPAMQRAGYGRIVNISSEAGRVGAKGNAVYAATKGAVIAFTKSIARENARHGITANAVAPGPVETPMLEATRRLPGVGERLVAAMREGTQLRRLGRPEEVAAAVAFLASEQASYITGETLGVSGGMGLGA; encoded by the coding sequence GTGCTGCTCGAGGGGCGCCGGGCCCTGGTCACCGGTGGGGCGGGTGGCATCGGCGCGGCGATCGCACGCCGGCTCGCAGCCGAGGGGGCGGAGGTGGTGATCGGCGACCTCGCCGTCGACGCCGCCGAGGCGCTGGCGGCGGAGATCGGCGGCCGCGCGGTGGGGTTCGACGTCGCCGACGCCGGCCAGGCCCGGGCCGCCGTCACCGGCGCCGGCACCCTCGACGTGCTCGTCAACAACGCTGGCGTCGACGACTTCGGCTGGTTCACCGAGCTCACCCCGGAGCGCTGGCGGCGGCTGATCGCGGTCAACCTCGAGGGGGTGCTCGCCTGCACCCACGCGGCGCTGCCGGCGATGCAGCGCGCCGGCTACGGCCGCATCGTGAACATCTCGTCCGAGGCCGGCCGGGTGGGTGCGAAGGGGAACGCGGTGTACGCCGCCACCAAGGGCGCGGTGATCGCCTTCACCAAGTCGATCGCCCGCGAGAACGCGCGCCACGGCATCACCGCCAACGCGGTCGCGCCGGGGCCGGTCGAGACCCCGATGCTCGAGGCCACCCGGCGCCTCCCCGGCGTCGGCGAGCGCCTCGTCGCCGCGATGCGCGAGGGCACCCAGCTGCGCCGCCTCGGCCGCCCCGAGGAGGTCGCCGCGGCGGTCGCGTTCCTCGCCTCCGAGCAGGCCTCCTACATCACCGGCGAGACCCTGGGGGTCTCCGGCGGCATGGGGCTGGGAGCATGA
- a CDS encoding nuclear transport factor 2 family protein — MTAIRDLVRGVYAALAEGDAAALGVLLDPGFEAEVSEGMPLGCGGRRTGAEAMIRDTWWAIGRTYRVRPEAREWIACEDGRLVVLGRYLGRCRSTGQPLDAAFAHLWTAGDGRLTGLMQVTDTALWAAALEQPA; from the coding sequence ATGACCGCCATCCGGGACCTCGTCCGCGGTGTGTACGCGGCCCTCGCCGAGGGCGACGCGGCGGCTCTGGGCGTGCTCCTCGACCCCGGGTTCGAGGCCGAGGTCTCCGAGGGCATGCCGCTCGGGTGCGGGGGACGGCGCACCGGCGCCGAGGCGATGATCCGCGACACCTGGTGGGCGATCGGGCGCACCTACAGGGTGCGGCCGGAGGCCCGGGAGTGGATCGCCTGCGAGGACGGCCGGCTGGTGGTGCTGGGCCGCTACCTCGGCCGCTGCCGCTCCACCGGGCAGCCCCTCGACGCCGCCTTCGCCCACCTCTGGACCGCGGGCGACGGCCGGCTGACCGGCCTGATGCAGGTCACCGACACCGCGCTGTGGGCGGCGGCGCTCGAGCAGCCGGCATGA